A single region of the Rhodococcus sp. W8901 genome encodes:
- the egtC gene encoding ergothioneine biosynthesis protein EgtC has translation MCRHLGYIGPTRSVREVVSAGEFSLLRQSWSPRDMRGGGTINADGFGAAWWGPTLSRYRSAMPIWSDPALPEMLSRVRSHAVLAAIRSATVGMPVERSACAPFVSGHWAFSLNGRISNWPESMIGPAAGLPTVDLLGLEAPTDSALLWLLVRHALRDNSPEVALMQVTTAVTEAAPGSRLNMLLCDGRQLWATTWDHSLSALVDDDRAVVSSEPYDRNHNWKEIPDAYIVTARPGHLITTPL, from the coding sequence ATGTGCCGGCACCTGGGCTACATCGGACCGACACGATCCGTTCGTGAGGTGGTCTCGGCGGGGGAGTTCTCGCTGCTACGGCAGTCGTGGTCGCCGCGGGACATGCGCGGCGGCGGCACCATCAATGCGGACGGGTTCGGCGCGGCGTGGTGGGGGCCGACGTTGTCGCGGTACCGCAGCGCGATGCCGATCTGGTCGGATCCGGCGTTACCCGAGATGCTTTCGCGGGTCCGCTCGCATGCGGTGCTGGCCGCGATCCGCTCGGCGACCGTCGGGATGCCCGTCGAGCGCAGCGCGTGTGCCCCGTTCGTATCCGGGCATTGGGCGTTCAGCCTCAACGGCCGCATCTCGAACTGGCCCGAGTCGATGATCGGTCCCGCGGCCGGGCTTCCCACCGTGGATCTCCTGGGGCTCGAGGCGCCCACCGATTCGGCGCTGCTGTGGTTGCTCGTGCGCCACGCCCTGCGCGACAACAGCCCCGAGGTGGCGCTGATGCAGGTGACGACGGCGGTCACCGAGGCGGCGCCCGGGTCGCGGCTGAACATGCTCCTCTGTGACGGCCGGCAGCTGTGGGCGACCACGTGGGACCACTCGCTCTCGGCCCTCGTCGACGACGACCGTGCGGTCGTCAGCTCCGAGCCCTACGACCGTAACCACAACTGGAAGGAGATTCCGGACGCGTACATCGTCACCGCGCGTCCCGGCCACCTGATCACGACTCCGCTGTGA
- the egtD gene encoding L-histidine N(alpha)-methyltransferase — MRAPTLEVHITPDELAAALRGDAARGLTATPKWLPPKWFYDARGSELFERITRLPEYYPTRTERALLEEHAREIAALAAPQVLVELGSGSSEKTRLLLDALGTRGSLEKYVPQDVSESALRDATHRIAAEFPEIDVHGVVGDFTDSLHHLPGGGHRMIAFLGGTLGNLVPDERRVFLAGIADVLDPGEHLLLGVALVTDPAVLVPAYDDAAGVTAQFDLNVLSVLNKQLGADFDLDRFRHIALWDPVEEWIEMRLEADTAMSVRVADLGLTVPFAAGEQIRTEISAKFRKNGIRAELTAVGFDDVQTWTDADERFALVCARRG, encoded by the coding sequence ATGAGAGCACCGACCCTGGAAGTCCACATCACACCCGACGAACTGGCGGCCGCGCTGCGCGGCGACGCGGCCCGGGGGCTGACGGCGACCCCCAAATGGTTGCCGCCCAAGTGGTTCTACGACGCGCGGGGCAGCGAGCTGTTCGAGCGGATAACGCGGCTGCCGGAGTACTACCCGACGCGGACCGAACGGGCCCTGCTCGAGGAGCATGCCCGCGAGATCGCGGCCCTCGCGGCTCCGCAGGTCCTGGTGGAACTGGGGTCGGGTTCGTCCGAGAAGACGCGACTGTTGCTCGATGCACTGGGCACCCGGGGCTCGCTGGAGAAGTACGTCCCGCAGGACGTGTCCGAGAGTGCCCTCCGCGATGCGACGCACCGGATCGCGGCGGAGTTCCCGGAGATCGACGTCCACGGGGTGGTGGGGGACTTCACCGACTCGCTGCACCACCTGCCGGGCGGCGGACACCGGATGATCGCGTTCCTCGGTGGAACGCTCGGGAACCTCGTGCCGGACGAGCGCCGCGTCTTCCTGGCCGGTATCGCCGACGTCCTCGACCCGGGCGAGCATCTGCTGCTCGGCGTCGCGCTGGTGACGGATCCCGCGGTGCTGGTGCCGGCGTACGACGATGCCGCCGGGGTCACCGCCCAGTTCGACCTCAACGTGCTGTCGGTGTTGAACAAACAATTGGGGGCGGATTTCGACCTGGACCGGTTCCGGCACATCGCGCTGTGGGACCCGGTCGAGGAGTGGATCGAGATGCGACTCGAAGCCGACACCGCGATGAGCGTCCGCGTGGCCGACCTCGGTCTGACGGTGCCGTTCGCGGCGGGCGAGCAGATCCGTACCGAGATCTCGGCGAAGTTCCGCAAGAACGGCATCCGCGCGGAACTCACCGCGGTCGGCTTCGACGACGTCCAGACCTGGACCGACGCGGACGAGCGGTTCGCGCTGGTGTGTGCCCGCCGGGGCTGA
- a CDS encoding GNAT family N-acetyltransferase translates to MLIRDAVEGDLPGILEVHNEAIANTTANWDDAPADLDERRRWLDDRRRLGFPILVADIDGTVAGYASYGVWRPKSGYRHTVENSVYVHVDYHRRGIATALMAELIDRARAARIHVIVASIESSNTTSIALHERFGFRIVAQMPEVGRKFDRWLDMTYMQLTLPDPYAAE, encoded by the coding sequence ATGCTGATTCGCGACGCGGTCGAGGGCGATCTGCCGGGGATCCTCGAGGTCCACAACGAGGCGATCGCCAACACGACGGCGAACTGGGACGACGCGCCGGCCGATCTGGACGAGCGGCGGCGGTGGCTCGACGACCGCCGCCGACTCGGCTTCCCGATCCTCGTCGCGGACATCGACGGCACGGTCGCGGGCTACGCGTCGTACGGGGTGTGGCGGCCCAAGAGCGGGTACCGCCACACCGTCGAGAACTCGGTGTACGTGCACGTCGACTATCACCGGCGGGGTATCGCCACTGCGCTGATGGCGGAGCTGATCGACCGGGCCCGCGCCGCGCGCATCCACGTGATCGTGGCGAGCATCGAGTCGTCGAACACCACATCCATCGCCCTGCACGAGCGCTTCGGGTTCCGGATCGTCGCGCAGATGCCCGAGGTGGGGCGAAAGTTCGACCGCTGGCTGGACATGACCTACATGCAGCTGACGCTGCCCGATCCGTACGCCGCTGAGTAG
- a CDS encoding DUF2461 domain-containing protein, whose amino-acid sequence MFSGFPTAALDFYEDLEADNSKSWWTAHKSVYDTDVRAPMVELLTDLEPEFGSGKVFRPYRDVRFSKDKSPYKTHQGGFVEVCSGVGFYVQIDASGLFLAGGHYAHTPEQLARYRETVDDERRGRSLQRIVRKLESAGYDIGGDRLATRPRGVAADHPRLDLLRHRSLTAGRNYGCPDWLGTADTADEVRHAWRAMRPLVDWFADAFGVV is encoded by the coding sequence GTGTTCTCCGGATTCCCGACGGCCGCACTGGACTTCTACGAGGACCTCGAGGCCGACAACAGCAAGAGTTGGTGGACGGCGCACAAGTCCGTCTACGACACCGACGTCCGCGCGCCGATGGTCGAGTTGCTCACCGACCTCGAGCCCGAGTTCGGCTCCGGCAAGGTCTTTCGGCCGTACCGGGACGTCCGGTTCTCGAAGGACAAGTCGCCGTACAAGACTCATCAGGGCGGCTTCGTCGAGGTCTGCTCGGGCGTGGGTTTCTACGTGCAGATCGACGCGTCCGGGCTGTTCCTGGCCGGCGGCCACTACGCCCACACCCCCGAGCAACTCGCGCGCTACCGAGAGACGGTCGACGACGAGCGCCGCGGCCGCTCCCTGCAACGCATCGTGCGCAAGCTCGAGTCCGCCGGCTACGACATCGGCGGGGACCGTCTCGCGACCCGGCCCCGTGGTGTCGCGGCCGACCATCCCCGCCTCGACCTGCTGCGTCATCGATCGCTCACGGCCGGTCGCAACTACGGGTGCCCGGACTGGCTCGGCACCGCCGATACGGCCGACGAGGTCCGGCATGCCTGGCGGGCGATGCGCCCCCTCGTGGACTGGTTCGCCGACGCTTTCGGGGTGGTGTGA
- a CDS encoding ribose-phosphate diphosphokinase — MSAISSDVQKNLMLFSGRAHPELAEQVAKELDIKVTPQTARDFANGEIFVRFEESVRGSDAFVLQSHPAPLNQWIMEQLIMIDALKRGSAKRITAVLPFYPYARQDKKHRGREPISARLIADLLKTAGADRIITVDLHTDQIQGFFDGPVDHMHAQGQLAQYVRENYGTDNICVVSPDAGRVKVAEKWADALDGAPLAFVHKTRDPLVPNQVKSNRVVGDVSGRTCVLIDDMIDTGGTIAGAVEVLKNAGAGDVIIATTHGVFSDPAAERLANCGAKEVIATDTLPIPEEKRFPTLTVLSIAPLLARTIQEVFENGSVTSLFNGIA, encoded by the coding sequence GTGAGCGCGATATCCAGCGACGTGCAGAAGAACTTGATGCTCTTCTCGGGCCGCGCACACCCCGAACTGGCGGAGCAGGTGGCCAAGGAATTGGACATCAAGGTCACGCCGCAGACGGCTCGTGACTTCGCCAACGGCGAGATCTTCGTCCGGTTCGAAGAGTCGGTGCGAGGCAGCGACGCGTTCGTGCTGCAGAGCCACCCGGCACCGCTGAACCAGTGGATCATGGAGCAGTTGATCATGATCGACGCTCTCAAGCGCGGATCCGCCAAGCGGATCACGGCGGTGCTGCCGTTCTACCCGTACGCCCGCCAGGACAAGAAGCACCGCGGACGCGAGCCCATCTCGGCCCGCCTGATCGCGGATCTGCTCAAGACCGCGGGCGCCGACCGGATCATCACGGTCGATCTGCACACCGACCAGATCCAGGGCTTCTTCGACGGTCCGGTCGATCACATGCACGCGCAGGGCCAGCTCGCCCAGTACGTGCGCGAGAACTACGGCACCGACAACATCTGCGTCGTCTCCCCCGACGCGGGCCGCGTGAAGGTCGCCGAGAAGTGGGCCGACGCCCTCGACGGCGCGCCGCTGGCGTTCGTGCACAAGACCCGCGATCCGCTGGTGCCCAACCAGGTCAAGTCCAACCGCGTCGTCGGTGACGTCAGCGGGCGCACCTGCGTGCTGATCGACGACATGATCGACACCGGCGGCACCATCGCCGGCGCCGTCGAAGTCCTCAAGAACGCCGGTGCCGGTGACGTGATCATCGCGACCACGCACGGTGTGTTCTCGGATCCGGCCGCGGAGCGCCTCGCGAACTGCGGCGCCAAGGAGGTCATCGCGACCGACACGCTGCCGATCCCCGAGGAGAAGCGGTTCCCGACGCTGACGGTGCTGTCCATCGCGCCGCTGCTGGCCCGCACCATCCAGGAGGTCTTCGAGAACGGCTCGGTGACTTCCCTCTTCAACGGCATCGCCTAG
- the glmU gene encoding bifunctional UDP-N-acetylglucosamine diphosphorylase/glucosamine-1-phosphate N-acetyltransferase GlmU yields MPPKTAVIVLAAGAGTRMRSKTPKVLHTLAGRSMLAHSLHAAAAVEPTELVTVIGHDRDAVGAAVDEVAKDLGRAVATAVQHEQNGTGHAVGCGLTALPDDFDGTVLVTAADVPLLDAGTLRALVGTHTAEPAAAVTVLTSTAPDPTGYGRILRTTDGEVAAIVEQADATESQRAITEVNSGVYAFDAATLRAALSSLSADNAQGELYLTDVIAIARQAGKTVRAQHITDNLLVAGANDRVQLAQLAGELNRRILERHMRAGVTVEDPSSTWIDVDVTMDRDVTLRPGVQLRGATTIGEDAVIGPDTTLTDVTVGEGASVIRTHGEGAEIGPSATVGPYTYLRPGTALGASGKLGAFVETKNADIGAHSKVPHLTYVGDATVGEHSNIGASSVFVNYDGVNKSRTVVGSHVRTGSDTMFVAPVRVGDGAYTGAGTVLRNDVPPGALAVSGGKQRNIEGWVERNRPGTPAAEAAALAAQQQTDQLEPKDGEDQ; encoded by the coding sequence ATGCCACCGAAGACCGCCGTCATCGTCCTCGCCGCCGGTGCCGGGACGCGAATGCGGTCGAAGACCCCCAAGGTGCTGCACACTCTGGCCGGGCGCTCAATGCTCGCGCACTCCCTGCACGCCGCGGCGGCCGTCGAGCCCACCGAACTGGTAACGGTGATCGGACACGATCGTGACGCGGTCGGTGCCGCGGTCGACGAGGTCGCCAAGGACCTGGGGCGCGCCGTCGCGACGGCCGTCCAGCACGAGCAGAACGGCACCGGGCACGCCGTCGGATGCGGGTTGACCGCACTGCCGGACGACTTCGACGGCACCGTGCTGGTGACCGCCGCCGACGTCCCACTGCTCGACGCCGGGACGCTGCGCGCGCTGGTCGGAACCCACACCGCCGAGCCTGCGGCCGCGGTGACCGTCCTGACCTCGACGGCGCCGGACCCCACCGGGTACGGGCGGATCCTGCGCACCACCGACGGCGAGGTCGCCGCGATCGTCGAGCAGGCCGACGCCACCGAGTCCCAGCGCGCGATCACCGAGGTCAACTCGGGCGTCTACGCCTTCGACGCCGCCACGCTCCGCGCCGCGCTGTCGTCGCTGAGCGCGGACAACGCGCAGGGCGAGCTGTACCTCACCGACGTCATCGCGATCGCCCGACAGGCGGGGAAAACCGTTCGGGCCCAGCACATCACCGACAACCTCCTCGTCGCCGGGGCGAACGACCGGGTCCAGCTGGCCCAGCTCGCCGGCGAGCTCAACCGCCGCATCCTCGAGCGGCACATGCGGGCCGGGGTGACCGTGGAGGATCCGTCGAGCACGTGGATCGACGTGGACGTCACGATGGACCGCGACGTCACGCTGCGTCCCGGCGTCCAGCTCCGCGGCGCCACCACGATCGGCGAGGACGCCGTCATCGGCCCCGACACCACGCTCACCGACGTCACCGTCGGGGAGGGCGCATCGGTGATCCGCACGCACGGCGAGGGCGCCGAGATCGGCCCGTCCGCGACCGTCGGCCCGTACACCTACCTGCGGCCCGGCACCGCCCTGGGCGCGTCCGGCAAGCTCGGGGCGTTCGTCGAGACCAAGAACGCCGATATCGGCGCACACTCGAAGGTGCCGCACCTGACCTACGTCGGCGATGCGACGGTCGGCGAGCACAGCAACATCGGAGCATCCAGTGTTTTCGTGAACTACGACGGCGTGAACAAGAGCCGCACCGTCGTCGGTTCGCATGTGCGCACCGGATCCGACACCATGTTCGTCGCACCCGTCCGTGTCGGTGACGGCGCCTACACGGGTGCAGGCACGGTCCTGCGCAACGACGTGCCGCCGGGGGCGCTCGCCGTCTCGGGTGGCAAACAACGCAACATCGAGGGTTGGGTCGAGCGGAATCGACCCGGCACTCCCGCTGCCGAGGCAGCGGCACTAGCAGCCCAGCAACAAACCGATCAGCTAGAACCAAAGGATGGCGAAGACCAGTGA
- a CDS encoding TetR/AcrR family transcriptional regulator has product MTGTQRREQLIEIGRALFAERGYEAASIEEIAARAQVSKPVVYEHFGGKEGLYAVVVDREMSKLLEMITSSLTQNRSRIRVERVALALLTYIDERTDGFRILVRDSPVAADEGTYSSLLNEAVRQVGHILAGDFAKRGFDPELAPLYAQALVGMVATTATWWLDERTPSKEVVAAHLVNLCWNGLTNLEADPQLGQ; this is encoded by the coding sequence ATGACGGGCACCCAGCGTCGGGAGCAGTTGATCGAGATCGGACGCGCGCTCTTCGCCGAACGCGGGTACGAGGCCGCCTCGATCGAGGAGATCGCCGCGCGGGCCCAGGTGTCCAAGCCGGTCGTCTACGAACACTTCGGCGGCAAGGAAGGCCTCTACGCCGTCGTCGTCGACCGTGAGATGTCCAAGCTGCTCGAGATGATCACGTCGTCGCTGACCCAGAACCGCTCGCGCATCCGCGTCGAGCGGGTGGCACTCGCGCTGCTCACGTACATCGACGAGCGGACGGACGGCTTCCGGATCCTGGTTCGGGACTCGCCGGTCGCCGCCGACGAGGGCACCTACTCGAGCCTGCTCAACGAAGCGGTCCGGCAGGTCGGGCATATCCTCGCCGGCGACTTCGCCAAACGCGGATTCGATCCGGAACTCGCGCCGCTGTACGCGCAGGCCCTCGTCGGCATGGTCGCCACCACCGCCACGTGGTGGCTCGACGAGCGCACCCCGTCGAAGGAGGTCGTCGCGGCGCACCTGGTGAACCTCTGCTGGAACGGGCTGACGAACCTCGAGGCCGACCCGCAGCTCGGGCAGTGA
- the mfd gene encoding transcription-repair coupling factor — protein MATPLAGLARTALADSAIGRVREYIGRSAVDIVAPNPVRPFVAAALAEQTQLLLVTATGREADDLTVELREIIGDAVAQFPSWETLPHERLSPGADTVGRRLQVLRRLARPEDPDYGPPLQVIVTTVRSLVQPMAPGLGEIEPVLLRVGAEHEFEGLISRLVELAYTRVDMVGKRGEFAVRGGILDIFPPTADHPVRVEFWGDEVTELRAFSVADQRSLPELEVATVIAPPCRELLLTEQVRDRAAQLAADNPADAALVEMLDKLSAGIPVEGMEALLPLLQPGELQLLSDVLPRDAHVLLCDPEKIRTRATDLVRTGQEFLEASWTAASIGGAAPIDTSVLGGGIDLGASAYRSLRQVRESAEAQGRPWWTISPLASGSDDETVLPVQPAPEVRGSDELLSMLFANLRAHVTTGGRAVVVVAGSGTAHRVLERLRDADVPAGELAPGAEPARGLVGVLCGSLHEGLVLPGDDTDGVPGLVIVTESDLTGNRVAAAGDRKKMPAKRRNQVDPLALHAGDMVVHDQHGIGRFVEMVERTIGGARREYLVIEYAASKRGHPGDRLFVPMEALDQLSRYVGGELPALSKLGGSDWANTKRKARKAVREIAGELVQLYAARQAAPGHAFGADTPWQKEMEDAFAFTETHDQLTVIDEVKADMEKPVPMDRVVIGDVGYGKTEVAVRAAFKAVQDGKQVAVLVPTTLLAQQHLQTFTERMAAFPVKVRGLSRFTDAGESKEIIAQLAEGEIDIVVGTHRLLQTGVRWKDLGLVIVDEEQRFGVEHKEHIKALRTHVDVLTMSATPIPRTLEMSMAGIREMSTILTPPEERHPVLTYVGAYADKQVAAAIRRELLRDGQVFYVHNRVSSIDKAAKRIRDLVPEARVVVAHGQMNEDTLEKTVQGFWQREFDVLVCTTIIETGLDISNANTLIVERADSLGLSQLHQLRGRVGRSRERGYAYFLYPPEKPLTETAYDRLATISQNSDLGAGMAVAMKDLEIRGAGNVLGAEQSGHVAGVGFDLYVRLVGEAVEAYRAVADGRPVVTEQETKEVRIDLPVDAHIPPDYVTSDRLRLEGYRKLAAATDAEAIAAVVEELVDRYGPLPEEVGRLVSVAKLRLLCREYEIEEVAVTGTQLKISPMSLPDSKQLRLKRIYPSAQYRATTGLVQMPLPRAGSGGIGSDRVRDVELLQYIADFLLAMDGKAAGSVDVSTPSGVQAGV, from the coding sequence GTGGCCACTCCGCTCGCCGGGCTCGCGAGGACCGCCCTCGCGGACAGCGCCATCGGTCGCGTGCGCGAGTACATCGGCCGGTCGGCCGTCGACATCGTCGCCCCCAACCCCGTGCGGCCGTTCGTCGCCGCGGCCCTGGCCGAGCAGACGCAGCTGTTGCTGGTGACCGCGACCGGTCGTGAGGCCGACGACCTCACCGTCGAGTTGCGCGAGATCATCGGTGACGCGGTGGCCCAGTTCCCGTCGTGGGAAACGCTGCCGCACGAGCGGCTGTCGCCGGGCGCCGACACGGTCGGTCGCCGGCTCCAGGTGCTCCGCCGGCTCGCGCGGCCCGAGGATCCCGACTACGGCCCGCCGCTGCAGGTGATCGTGACGACGGTCCGCTCGCTGGTGCAGCCCATGGCGCCGGGCCTGGGCGAGATCGAGCCCGTCCTTCTGCGGGTCGGGGCCGAGCACGAGTTCGAGGGCCTGATCTCGAGGCTCGTCGAGCTGGCCTACACGCGTGTCGACATGGTCGGCAAGCGGGGCGAGTTCGCGGTGCGCGGCGGCATTCTCGACATCTTCCCGCCCACCGCGGACCACCCCGTGCGCGTCGAGTTCTGGGGTGACGAGGTCACCGAGCTGCGCGCCTTCTCGGTCGCCGATCAGCGGTCGCTGCCCGAGCTCGAGGTCGCCACCGTCATCGCGCCGCCGTGCCGCGAACTGCTGCTCACCGAGCAGGTGCGCGACCGGGCCGCACAGCTCGCGGCCGACAACCCGGCCGACGCGGCGCTGGTCGAGATGCTGGACAAGCTCTCCGCCGGCATCCCGGTCGAGGGCATGGAGGCGCTGCTGCCGCTGCTGCAGCCCGGCGAACTGCAACTGCTCTCGGACGTCCTTCCCCGCGACGCGCACGTGCTGCTGTGCGATCCGGAGAAGATTCGCACGCGCGCAACCGATCTCGTGCGCACCGGGCAGGAGTTCCTCGAGGCGTCGTGGACGGCGGCCTCGATCGGCGGTGCCGCACCGATCGACACGTCCGTGCTCGGGGGCGGCATCGATCTGGGCGCCTCCGCGTACCGGTCGCTGCGCCAGGTGCGGGAGAGCGCCGAGGCGCAGGGCCGGCCGTGGTGGACCATCAGCCCGCTGGCGTCCGGCAGCGACGACGAGACGGTGCTGCCGGTGCAGCCGGCGCCCGAGGTGCGCGGTTCCGACGAGTTGCTCTCGATGCTGTTCGCGAACCTGCGTGCGCATGTCACCACCGGTGGACGCGCGGTGGTCGTGGTGGCGGGTTCCGGTACCGCACACCGGGTCCTGGAGCGGCTGCGTGACGCCGACGTCCCGGCGGGCGAACTGGCGCCGGGCGCCGAGCCGGCCCGCGGACTGGTCGGTGTCCTGTGCGGATCGCTACACGAGGGGCTGGTGCTGCCCGGCGACGACACCGACGGTGTCCCCGGGCTGGTGATCGTCACCGAGTCCGACCTCACCGGCAATCGAGTCGCGGCCGCGGGCGACCGGAAGAAGATGCCCGCCAAGCGCCGGAACCAGGTCGATCCGCTCGCGCTGCACGCCGGCGACATGGTGGTGCACGACCAGCACGGCATCGGTCGCTTCGTGGAAATGGTCGAGCGCACCATCGGAGGCGCCCGCCGCGAGTACCTCGTCATCGAGTACGCCGCGAGCAAGCGGGGTCACCCCGGAGACCGGTTGTTCGTGCCGATGGAGGCGCTCGATCAGCTCTCGCGCTACGTCGGCGGTGAGTTGCCCGCCCTGAGCAAGCTCGGCGGCTCCGACTGGGCCAACACGAAGCGCAAGGCGCGCAAGGCTGTTCGTGAGATCGCGGGTGAGTTGGTCCAGCTGTACGCGGCTCGACAGGCGGCACCCGGTCACGCCTTCGGCGCGGACACGCCGTGGCAGAAGGAGATGGAAGACGCCTTCGCCTTCACCGAGACCCACGACCAGCTGACGGTGATCGACGAGGTCAAGGCCGACATGGAGAAGCCGGTCCCGATGGACCGGGTCGTGATCGGTGACGTCGGCTACGGCAAGACCGAGGTGGCGGTCCGCGCCGCGTTCAAGGCCGTCCAGGACGGCAAGCAGGTCGCGGTGCTCGTGCCGACGACGCTGCTGGCTCAGCAGCACCTGCAGACGTTCACCGAGCGGATGGCGGCGTTCCCGGTGAAGGTGCGCGGGCTGTCCCGGTTCACCGACGCTGGCGAATCCAAGGAGATCATCGCGCAGTTGGCGGAGGGGGAGATCGACATCGTCGTCGGAACCCACCGACTGCTGCAGACCGGCGTCCGGTGGAAGGATCTGGGCCTGGTGATCGTCGACGAGGAGCAACGCTTCGGCGTCGAGCACAAGGAACACATCAAGGCGCTGCGCACGCACGTCGACGTGCTGACCATGTCGGCGACGCCGATCCCGCGAACCCTCGAGATGAGCATGGCCGGGATCCGGGAGATGTCGACCATTCTCACCCCGCCCGAGGAGCGTCACCCGGTGCTCACGTATGTCGGTGCGTACGCCGACAAGCAGGTTGCGGCCGCGATCCGACGCGAACTGCTGCGCGACGGCCAGGTGTTCTACGTGCACAACCGGGTGAGCTCGATCGACAAGGCCGCCAAGCGGATTCGTGACCTGGTCCCCGAGGCTCGGGTGGTGGTGGCACACGGACAGATGAACGAGGACACGCTCGAGAAGACCGTGCAGGGCTTCTGGCAGCGTGAGTTCGACGTGCTGGTGTGCACCACGATCATCGAGACCGGCCTCGACATCTCCAACGCCAACACGCTCATCGTCGAGCGGGCCGACTCGCTCGGTCTGTCGCAGCTGCACCAGCTGCGTGGCCGCGTCGGCCGCAGCCGGGAACGCGGCTACGCGTACTTCCTGTACCCGCCGGAGAAGCCGCTCACCGAGACCGCGTACGACCGGCTCGCGACCATCTCGCAGAACTCCGACCTCGGCGCCGGTATGGCCGTCGCGATGAAGGACCTCGAGATCCGCGGCGCCGGTAACGTTCTCGGCGCCGAGCAGTCCGGGCACGTCGCGGGTGTCGGCTTCGACCTGTACGTGCGGCTCGTCGGCGAGGCCGTGGAGGCGTACCGCGCGGTCGCCGACGGACGCCCGGTCGTCACCGAGCAGGAGACCAAGGAGGTGCGGATCGACCTGCCGGTCGACGCGCACATTCCGCCCGACTACGTCACCAGCGACCGGCTCCGTCTCGAGGGATACCGCAAGCTCGCCGCGGCCACCGACGCCGAGGCGATCGCCGCCGTGGTCGAGGAGTTGGTCGACCGGTACGGACCGCTCCCCGAGGAGGTGGGGCGCCTGGTCTCGGTCGCGAAGCTGCGGCTGCTGTGCCGTGAGTACGAGATCGAGGAAGTGGCCGTCACCGGCACCCAGCTCAAGATCTCGCCGATGAGTCTGCCCGACTCGAAGCAGTTGCGCCTCAAGCGGATCTACCCCAGCGCGCAGTACCGTGCCACCACCGGACTGGTGCAGATGCCCCTGCCGCGTGCCGGCTCCGGTGGCATCGGATCGGATCGGGTGCGCGACGTCGAGCTGCTGCAGTACATCGCCGACTTCCTGCTCGCGATGGACGGCAAGGCGGCGGGTTCGGTCGACGTGAGCACCCCCAGCGGTGTGCAGGCGGGGGTCTGA
- a CDS encoding MazG family protein: MSAGGERGDQWRAGDALIEAVEVMDRLWGFGGWEVTQTHDSLRPYLLEEAYELLDAVQVGDPVGVREELGDLLLQVLFHSRIAEAAGQFTVDDVAATLVAKLAHRSPHLTDGVTGPIDVAEQERAWEVRKAAEKARQSCIDGIALMQPALALAEKVISRARKAGLPDELVPDELRVIRLGGPGSAEDELRKATLRFVERIRAAESAAHAAGVPWGGLDAEAWRTYWV, from the coding sequence ATGAGTGCCGGGGGCGAGCGCGGCGACCAGTGGCGCGCCGGCGACGCGCTGATCGAGGCCGTCGAGGTGATGGATCGGCTGTGGGGATTCGGCGGCTGGGAGGTGACCCAGACGCACGACTCGCTGCGGCCGTACCTGCTCGAGGAGGCGTACGAGCTGCTCGACGCCGTACAGGTCGGTGACCCTGTCGGTGTTCGCGAGGAACTGGGGGATCTGCTGTTGCAGGTGCTCTTCCACTCCCGGATCGCGGAGGCGGCAGGTCAGTTCACCGTCGACGACGTCGCCGCGACCCTGGTCGCCAAGCTCGCCCACCGCAGCCCACACCTGACCGACGGTGTCACCGGGCCCATCGACGTCGCGGAGCAGGAACGCGCGTGGGAAGTGCGCAAGGCCGCCGAGAAGGCCCGGCAGTCGTGCATCGACGGCATCGCGTTGATGCAGCCCGCGCTCGCGCTGGCCGAGAAGGTGATCTCCCGCGCCCGCAAGGCCGGGCTGCCCGACGAGTTGGTACCCGACGAACTGCGCGTGATCCGACTCGGCGGTCCGGGGAGCGCCGAGGACGAACTACGCAAGGCGACATTGCGATTCGTCGAACGGATCCGGGCCGCCGAGTCCGCCGCGCACGCGGCCGGCGTGCCGTGGGGCGGACTCGACGCCGAGGCGTGGCGAACCTACTGGGTGTAG